The following proteins are encoded in a genomic region of Spirosoma sp. SC4-14:
- a CDS encoding phosphotransferase produces MLQDYLRRRGWLDTNEVISAVEKPGEGNMNYTLRVITLNRTLIIKQSRAYVEKYPSIPAPANRAIIEGRFYEKTQPVPMLASYMPQLLGTDEENNILVLQDLGTARDYTFLYKPSQLLSEADAWALIEYLSELHHQFLAEVPDPVFVNQEMRALNHEHIFNYPFLLENGFDLNTIQPGLQDVAIPYKQDVELKKIVRRLGRLYLDENDNHTDEHPHRTLLHGDYYPGSWLQIDSDGETTVKIIDPEFCFYGPPEFDLGVMIAHLMMAQQPFSTLEAILTNYEKPVGFDDTLRQQFTGVEIIRRLIGLAQLPLSLSLEQKQQLLEEARRMIV; encoded by the coding sequence ATGCTGCAAGACTACCTTCGTCGGCGCGGCTGGCTCGATACGAACGAAGTAATTTCGGCGGTCGAGAAGCCCGGAGAGGGTAATATGAATTACACCTTGCGCGTAATAACGCTTAATCGCACGCTTATTATAAAGCAGTCGCGTGCCTACGTAGAAAAGTATCCGTCTATTCCGGCTCCGGCAAACCGGGCAATCATTGAAGGACGATTCTACGAGAAAACCCAGCCTGTGCCAATGTTGGCCAGTTATATGCCACAATTGCTTGGTACCGATGAAGAAAATAATATTCTGGTACTTCAGGATTTGGGAACGGCCCGCGATTATACCTTTTTATATAAACCCAGCCAGCTCCTGAGTGAGGCCGATGCCTGGGCCCTCATCGAATATTTATCCGAGTTGCATCATCAGTTTTTGGCCGAAGTTCCTGACCCCGTCTTTGTTAATCAGGAAATGCGGGCGCTTAATCATGAGCACATCTTCAATTACCCGTTTCTACTCGAAAACGGGTTCGATCTTAATACAATTCAGCCCGGTTTGCAGGACGTTGCTATACCCTACAAGCAGGATGTAGAGCTGAAAAAGATTGTGCGTAGACTTGGGCGTCTTTATCTGGACGAGAACGATAACCACACGGACGAACATCCTCACCGGACGTTGCTTCATGGCGATTATTATCCCGGAAGCTGGTTACAGATCGACTCCGATGGCGAAACAACGGTGAAAATAATCGACCCGGAATTTTGTTTTTATGGCCCACCCGAGTTTGATCTGGGCGTAATGATTGCTCACCTAATGATGGCCCAGCAGCCCTTCAGCACACTGGAAGCGATTCTGACAAACTACGAAAAGCCGGTAGGTTTCGATGATACCTTACGGCAACAATTCACGGGTGTTGAAATCATACGTCGATTGATTGGCCTGGCGCAACTACCCCTGAGTTTATCGCTCGAACAAAAACAACAGCTTTTGGAAGAAGCCCGCCGAATGATTGTCTGA
- a CDS encoding thymidine kinase, with translation MFIEPTRRREPPHLRTGWIEIICGSMFSGKTEELIRRLTRARIAKLQVRIFKPSLDTRYHEENIVSHSALTIHSTPVQTAGQILSRAGDCDVVGIDEAQFFDQEIVEVCCTLANQGKRVVIAGLDMDFSGKPFGCMPQLMATAEYVTKVHAICVVCGDIAHYSYRLVPSNERVLLGETDSYEARCRRCFNLGEEAGRKEWVYEDEDEK, from the coding sequence ATGTTTATTGAACCTACTCGACGGCGCGAACCTCCTCACCTGCGCACTGGCTGGATTGAGATCATCTGTGGATCGATGTTCTCCGGCAAGACCGAAGAACTGATTCGGCGGCTTACACGAGCCCGAATTGCCAAGCTTCAGGTCCGCATTTTTAAGCCAAGTCTCGATACCCGCTATCATGAGGAAAATATCGTTTCGCATTCGGCACTGACAATCCATTCTACTCCTGTGCAAACAGCGGGCCAAATTTTATCGCGGGCGGGTGACTGCGACGTGGTTGGTATCGATGAAGCACAGTTTTTCGATCAGGAAATTGTTGAGGTTTGTTGTACATTGGCTAATCAGGGCAAACGAGTGGTTATTGCGGGGCTTGATATGGACTTTTCGGGTAAACCATTTGGTTGTATGCCGCAATTGATGGCTACTGCCGAATATGTCACTAAAGTTCATGCCATTTGTGTGGTTTGTGGCGATATTGCTCATTATTCTTATCGGCTAGTTCCGTCAAACGAGCGGGTATTGCTGGGCGAAACCGATAGCTATGAAGCGCGCTGCCGACGCTGCTTTAACCTGGGCGAAGAAGCAGGCCGGAAAGAGTGGGTCTACGAAGACGAAGATGAAAAATGA
- a CDS encoding two-component regulator propeller domain-containing protein, translating to MTNKRFAWFRTQKRGQYRPGFFGVFFILHALVLTGQLPSFAQIGTWQPYVSYRLGQSVVVAGSKVYAASQNGLFYYDKASSETRTLSKVDGLSDIGISRLAYLTNQKRLLIAYRNGNLDFLSLTDSNEPGSVQNVNTIVTATNLPSSRTINHINRVGDYAYLSTDFGLVVLNLLKNEIRDTYFSQRTDGSALPIYQTTVTTDSLYALTAPLLSTETGRRLRAVRFAAAVNIADPANWAMIPAPALQLESIATNQNRLSVTVNGVGIYERQSSGWLLTQPMQNAIIRQFSASEALILATETGVTVAGSATYTGSLLVNPVEVVADGNQVWVADSQSGLLLGSAGSFQQILPEGPTQDSFLGLFAYSQNLVALPNGPQDATQRTTARPPFERLSVANGRWVGEAGNGPAIGFNSAVYLATEQKLYLSSYGGGLWSWADGQSLTPIMLPASVGPYISSLATDLDGNLWISTAGYNAQQATLHVRRADGQFQSFPAVGLITINQVVPDDNGFIWLRLSSGGILVFDPQTNRSRLLTSQTGQGGLLTNAVQAVAKDRNGAIWVGTDLGPTVFDNPAGAFDATIDAQPPILNRRRLLANEPVTAIAVDGGNRKWIGTRSGLYHVTSDGSQLLDTFTADNSPLPTNTIQALAIEPVSGKIFIETPNGLVAYQGPATEPAPVLSNLTIFPNPVRPDFSGTVGISGLTENSTVKIMDAGGQLVYETRSQGGTASWNLRDYRGRSAQTGIYLVVVVTADGLEGVAGKLAVVR from the coding sequence ATGACGAATAAGCGTTTTGCCTGGTTCCGTACGCAGAAAAGAGGTCAGTACCGACCTGGGTTTTTCGGAGTATTCTTCATTCTTCATGCACTTGTCCTTACTGGTCAACTCCCATCATTCGCCCAGATTGGTACCTGGCAGCCATACGTAAGTTATCGGTTGGGGCAGTCGGTGGTGGTGGCAGGTAGTAAAGTTTATGCGGCCAGTCAGAATGGCTTGTTCTATTATGATAAAGCCAGTTCAGAAACCAGAACATTATCGAAAGTAGACGGATTGAGTGATATTGGAATCAGCCGTCTGGCTTATCTGACCAACCAAAAGCGGCTATTGATCGCCTATCGTAATGGTAATCTGGATTTTTTGTCATTGACGGACTCCAATGAGCCGGGTTCTGTGCAGAATGTCAATACAATTGTTACGGCCACCAATCTACCTTCTTCCCGAACCATCAATCATATAAACCGGGTGGGCGATTATGCTTATCTGAGTACCGATTTTGGGCTGGTTGTTTTGAACCTGCTAAAAAACGAAATTCGGGATACCTATTTCAGCCAGCGAACCGACGGTTCGGCACTACCCATCTACCAAACGACCGTAACGACCGACAGCCTCTATGCATTGACCGCGCCATTACTGTCGACCGAAACCGGCCGCAGGCTACGGGCCGTACGCTTTGCTGCTGCTGTCAACATAGCCGATCCGGCAAACTGGGCAATGATTCCTGCACCCGCTTTGCAACTAGAGTCGATTGCTACCAATCAGAATCGACTGTCAGTAACGGTAAATGGGGTGGGAATTTATGAGCGCCAGTCATCAGGCTGGCTATTGACCCAGCCCATGCAGAATGCCATAATCCGGCAGTTTTCAGCTTCGGAGGCCTTGATTCTGGCTACCGAAACGGGGGTTACGGTAGCGGGGTCAGCTACATATACGGGTTCGTTATTAGTAAATCCAGTAGAGGTTGTGGCCGATGGAAACCAGGTATGGGTAGCCGATTCGCAAAGTGGTTTGCTGCTTGGTAGTGCCGGTTCATTTCAGCAAATACTACCCGAAGGACCCACACAGGATTCGTTTTTGGGCTTATTTGCCTATTCGCAAAATCTGGTTGCCCTACCAAATGGACCCCAGGATGCCACACAGCGAACAACAGCCCGGCCGCCTTTTGAGAGGTTGTCGGTGGCTAACGGCCGATGGGTGGGAGAGGCCGGAAATGGCCCCGCAATAGGATTCAATTCGGCGGTTTATCTGGCTACAGAGCAGAAACTCTATCTGAGTAGCTACGGTGGTGGTTTATGGAGCTGGGCCGATGGACAATCGCTAACCCCCATCATGTTGCCAGCCTCGGTTGGACCTTACATTAGTAGTCTGGCAACAGATTTAGACGGGAATTTGTGGATAAGCACGGCGGGCTATAATGCACAGCAGGCTACGCTGCACGTTCGGCGGGCCGATGGGCAGTTTCAGTCCTTTCCGGCGGTGGGACTGATTACAATTAATCAGGTAGTTCCCGACGATAATGGTTTTATCTGGCTTCGGCTGAGCTCGGGAGGAATTTTGGTGTTCGATCCACAAACAAACCGAAGCCGGTTGCTGACGTCGCAAACGGGGCAGGGGGGGCTGCTAACGAACGCTGTTCAGGCAGTAGCAAAAGATCGAAACGGGGCTATTTGGGTCGGCACCGACCTGGGGCCTACTGTTTTCGATAATCCAGCGGGAGCATTCGACGCTACCATCGACGCACAGCCACCCATATTGAACCGACGCCGGTTGCTGGCGAACGAACCCGTCACGGCAATTGCGGTGGATGGAGGAAATCGAAAATGGATCGGTACACGCTCAGGATTGTATCATGTCACATCCGATGGCTCACAATTGCTGGATACCTTTACGGCCGATAACAGCCCATTACCAACTAATACCATTCAGGCTCTTGCTATAGAGCCGGTTAGTGGAAAAATATTTATTGAAACCCCTAATGGGCTGGTAGCCTATCAGGGGCCAGCTACCGAACCCGCTCCTGTGCTGAGCAACCTGACTATTTTTCCGAATCCGGTTCGTCCCGATTTTAGCGGTACGGTTGGCATTAGCGGATTAACCGAAAATTCGACTGTGAAAATTATGGATGCGGGCGGACAACTGGTATACGAGACCCGTTCGCAGGGAGGAACTGCTAGTTGGAATTTGCGCGATTATCGGGGGCGTTCGGCTCAAACCGGTATTTATCTGGTTGTGGTTGTTACGGCCGATGGCCTCGAAGGGGTAGCCGGTAAGCTGGCTGTAGTTCGGTAG
- a CDS encoding nucleoside hydrolase, with protein MLTPSAEPSSVPRRIWLDTDIMIGMKDKTPREVDDAIALIMALEHPDKVELVGISTITYANYSYEVTQKILGWYNKTGRTIPVYRGSDTAKDVGIENDASRALANALRHEKMPILAIGPLTNVATVVQNHPELIPQIEEVIVCGGRTPGLPFKPGLEKMSVGDYNFEMDPESFRILFDAGINMVLSGYECSIYLFLGKTDIEFLNNGTEADQWVYDQLRPWQQFNESLFGVDGFVPWDTTPLGYLTHPNYFRYYEHIPVRINVRQSDTEPAETKPYLEVSYDYTDTSWRATYAYKTLPGFEEIVIEDLKRAAARNG; from the coding sequence ATGTTGACTCCGTCTGCTGAACCATCTTCAGTACCTCGCCGTATCTGGCTCGATACCGATATAATGATCGGAATGAAGGATAAAACGCCCCGTGAAGTCGATGATGCCATTGCGCTCATAATGGCTCTGGAGCATCCTGACAAAGTGGAACTGGTTGGTATCAGCACCATCACCTATGCAAACTATTCCTACGAAGTGACGCAGAAAATACTGGGCTGGTATAACAAAACGGGCCGGACAATTCCGGTTTATCGAGGCTCGGATACGGCCAAAGACGTTGGTATCGAAAACGATGCCAGTCGGGCTTTAGCCAATGCACTTCGCCACGAAAAAATGCCCATTCTGGCCATTGGCCCGCTTACCAATGTCGCCACCGTAGTACAGAATCATCCTGAACTAATTCCGCAGATCGAAGAAGTAATTGTTTGCGGTGGTCGTACGCCGGGTTTACCTTTTAAGCCCGGACTGGAAAAAATGTCGGTGGGCGATTACAACTTTGAGATGGACCCCGAATCGTTTCGGATTTTATTCGATGCGGGCATCAACATGGTTTTATCGGGTTATGAGTGTAGTATTTACCTGTTTCTTGGCAAAACGGATATTGAGTTTCTGAACAATGGAACAGAAGCAGATCAGTGGGTCTATGATCAGTTGCGGCCCTGGCAACAGTTCAATGAGTCGCTTTTTGGCGTCGATGGCTTTGTGCCCTGGGATACAACCCCGCTCGGTTATCTGACTCATCCGAACTATTTCAGGTATTATGAGCATATACCCGTTCGGATCAATGTTCGGCAAAGCGATACGGAGCCAGCCGAAACAAAGCCTTATCTGGAAGTTTCCTACGACTACACCGATACCTCCTGGCGAGCTACCTATGCCTACAAAACTTTACCCGGCTTTGAGGAGATTGTGATTGAAGACCTGAAACGGGCAGCCGCGCGAAACGGGTAA